In the Eptesicus fuscus isolate TK198812 chromosome 12, DD_ASM_mEF_20220401, whole genome shotgun sequence genome, one interval contains:
- the NAPG gene encoding gamma-soluble NSF attachment protein isoform X1: protein MAAQKINEGLEHIAKAEKYLKTGLLKWKPDYDSAASEYGKAALAFKNAKQFDQAKDACLREAVAHENNRALFHAAKAYEQAGMMLKEMQQLPQAVQLIEKASMMYLENGTPDTAAMALERAGKLIENVNPEKAVQLYQQTANVFENEERLRQAVELLGKASRLLVRGRRFDEAALSIQKEKNIYKEIENYPTCYKKTIAQVLVHLHRNDYVAAERCVRESYSIPGFNGSEDCAALEQLLEGYDQQDQDQVSEVCNSPLFKYMDNDYAKLGLSLVVPGGGIKKKAAAAPEAKPEGTTAPAATEEEDEYAGGLC from the exons ATGGCGGCTCAGAAGATAAATGAGGGGCTGGAGCACATCGCCAAAGCTGAGAAATA cCTGAAAACTGGTTTATTAAAGTGGAAGCCAGATTATGACAGTGCTGCTTCTGAATATGGAAAAGCAG ctcttgcttttaaaaatgccaaacaGTTTGACCAAGCAAAAGATGCCTGCCTACGAGAAGCTGTGGCCCATGAGAATAACAGGGC TCTTTTTCATGCTGCCAA AGCTTATGAGCAAGCTGGCATGATGTTGAAG GAGATGCAGCAACTCCCACAGGCTGTCCAGctgattgaaaaagccagcaTGATGTATCTGGAAAATGGCACCCCCGACACAGCAGCCATGGCCTTGGAGCGAGCTGGAAA GCTTATAGAAAATGTAAATCCAGAAAAGGCTGTACAGTTATACCAACAGACAGCTAATGTGTTTGAA AATGAGGAACGTTTACGACAGGCAGTTGAGTTACTAGGAAAAGCCTCCAGACTGCTAGTACGAGGACGCAG GTTTGATGAGGCGGCACTCtctattcagaaagaaaaaaatatttataaggaaaTTGAGAATTATCCAACTTGTTATAAG aaaacaaTTGCTCAAGTCTTAGTTCACCTTCACAGAAATGACTACGTGGCTGCAGAAAGATGCGTCAGGGAGAGCTACAG CATTCCAGGGTTCAATGGGAGTGAAGATTGTGCTGCACTGGAACAGCTGCTTGAGGGATATGACCAGCAAGACCAAGATCAAGTGTCAGAGGTCTGCAACTCGCCCCTCTTCAAGTACATGGACAATGAT TACGCTAAGCTGGGCCTGAGTTTGGTGGTCCCAGGAGGAGGAATCAAGAAGAAAGCTGCAGCAGCACCGGAGGCCAAGCCCGAAGGCACCACTGCTCCCGCTGCCACCGAGGAGGAAGATGAATATGCGGGAGGGCTGTGCTAG
- the NAPG gene encoding gamma-soluble NSF attachment protein isoform X2: MRGWSTSPKLRNTLAFKNAKQFDQAKDACLREAVAHENNRALFHAAKAYEQAGMMLKEMQQLPQAVQLIEKASMMYLENGTPDTAAMALERAGKLIENVNPEKAVQLYQQTANVFENEERLRQAVELLGKASRLLVRGRRFDEAALSIQKEKNIYKEIENYPTCYKKTIAQVLVHLHRNDYVAAERCVRESYSIPGFNGSEDCAALEQLLEGYDQQDQDQVSEVCNSPLFKYMDNDYAKLGLSLVVPGGGIKKKAAAAPEAKPEGTTAPAATEEEDEYAGGLC; this comes from the exons ATGAGGGGCTGGAGCACATCGCCAAAGCTGAGAAATA ctcttgcttttaaaaatgccaaacaGTTTGACCAAGCAAAAGATGCCTGCCTACGAGAAGCTGTGGCCCATGAGAATAACAGGGC TCTTTTTCATGCTGCCAA AGCTTATGAGCAAGCTGGCATGATGTTGAAG GAGATGCAGCAACTCCCACAGGCTGTCCAGctgattgaaaaagccagcaTGATGTATCTGGAAAATGGCACCCCCGACACAGCAGCCATGGCCTTGGAGCGAGCTGGAAA GCTTATAGAAAATGTAAATCCAGAAAAGGCTGTACAGTTATACCAACAGACAGCTAATGTGTTTGAA AATGAGGAACGTTTACGACAGGCAGTTGAGTTACTAGGAAAAGCCTCCAGACTGCTAGTACGAGGACGCAG GTTTGATGAGGCGGCACTCtctattcagaaagaaaaaaatatttataaggaaaTTGAGAATTATCCAACTTGTTATAAG aaaacaaTTGCTCAAGTCTTAGTTCACCTTCACAGAAATGACTACGTGGCTGCAGAAAGATGCGTCAGGGAGAGCTACAG CATTCCAGGGTTCAATGGGAGTGAAGATTGTGCTGCACTGGAACAGCTGCTTGAGGGATATGACCAGCAAGACCAAGATCAAGTGTCAGAGGTCTGCAACTCGCCCCTCTTCAAGTACATGGACAATGAT TACGCTAAGCTGGGCCTGAGTTTGGTGGTCCCAGGAGGAGGAATCAAGAAGAAAGCTGCAGCAGCACCGGAGGCCAAGCCCGAAGGCACCACTGCTCCCGCTGCCACCGAGGAGGAAGATGAATATGCGGGAGGGCTGTGCTAG